One Alicyclobacillus vulcanalis genomic window carries:
- a CDS encoding metal-dependent transcriptional regulator, translating to MSGSALDTYLEAIYVLHSEGEQVLSSRVADYLGVSRPTVSQTLQRLVGQGYVEVSDTRELVLTEEGKKRAEAIIRKHRLLERWLTDVLGLDWADAHVEAARLEGSISPLVESKLNEMLHHPATCPHGNVIPGNGHAVPKGVGLDEAPPNTPLEVIRIVEVAEEDLELLRFFHRTGLVPGEIVQVNEPEPYAAGVTVTVRGQTLSLDPAVARRVQVRQKPASQSA from the coding sequence GTGAGCGGCAGCGCTTTGGATACGTATCTGGAAGCGATTTATGTACTGCACTCCGAGGGCGAGCAGGTCCTCTCCTCGCGTGTGGCGGACTACCTGGGCGTGTCCCGGCCGACTGTGTCGCAGACGCTGCAGCGGCTCGTCGGGCAGGGCTATGTCGAAGTGAGTGACACGCGCGAGCTCGTCCTCACCGAAGAGGGGAAGAAGCGCGCGGAGGCCATCATTCGCAAGCACCGCTTGCTCGAACGCTGGTTGACGGATGTGCTTGGCCTCGACTGGGCGGACGCGCACGTGGAGGCCGCCCGACTCGAGGGCAGCATCTCGCCGCTCGTCGAATCGAAGTTGAACGAGATGCTGCATCATCCGGCCACGTGTCCACACGGAAACGTCATCCCGGGGAACGGCCACGCCGTGCCCAAGGGTGTGGGCCTCGACGAAGCCCCGCCGAACACGCCCCTCGAGGTCATCCGCATCGTGGAAGTGGCCGAGGAAGACCTCGAGTTGCTGCGTTTTTTCCACCGCACAGGGCTCGTCCCGGGCGAGATCGTGCAAGTCAACGAGCCTGAACCGTACGCGGCCGGTGTCACCGTCACGGTGCGCGGCCAGACGCTTTCGCTCGATCCGGCCGTGGCTCGCCGCGTCCAGGTGCGGCAAAAACCCGCAAGTCAGTCCGCGTGA
- a CDS encoding fumarylacetoacetate hydrolase family protein, translated as MGFSKWMDAEAWISDQVRNIFCVGRNYRDHASELGNQVPESPMIFGKFTHSLVPAVGEVEYPAGRSDVHHELEIVLWLRETPRRDRPLDAVGGVALGIDLTDRALQSVLKQKGYPWEAAKSFRNSAIVTGLYRFDNFADVEGAHFVLEKNGQVVQEGVPSDMVFSFADLILHCLDVYGLKGGDIVFTGTPSGVGPVLPGDELVLRMNGEAWGSFRMAGKGESP; from the coding sequence ATGGGGTTTTCCAAGTGGATGGATGCTGAAGCCTGGATATCTGACCAGGTTCGCAACATTTTCTGCGTCGGGCGCAATTATCGCGATCACGCTTCCGAACTCGGCAATCAGGTGCCCGAATCGCCCATGATCTTCGGCAAGTTTACGCATTCGCTCGTACCGGCTGTGGGAGAGGTGGAGTACCCCGCCGGCCGCTCCGATGTGCATCATGAGCTCGAGATCGTCCTCTGGCTCCGGGAGACGCCCCGTCGCGATCGGCCGTTGGACGCCGTCGGAGGCGTGGCGCTCGGGATTGACCTCACCGACCGCGCGCTGCAGTCCGTCTTGAAGCAGAAGGGCTACCCCTGGGAGGCTGCGAAGAGCTTTCGCAACTCCGCCATCGTGACAGGGCTGTACCGCTTCGACAATTTCGCGGACGTCGAGGGTGCGCACTTTGTGCTGGAGAAAAACGGGCAGGTTGTGCAGGAGGGCGTGCCGTCCGACATGGTGTTCTCGTTCGCGGATCTCATCCTCCACTGCCTCGACGTCTACGGGCTTAAAGGCGGCGACATCGTGTTCACGGGTACGCCGAGCGGCGTGGGGCCGGTGCTCCCCGGAGATGAGCTCGTGCTGCGCATGAACGGAGAGGCTTGGGGCTCCTTCCGGATGGCAGGCAAGGGGGAATCGCCGTGA
- a CDS encoding BrxA/BrxB family bacilliredoxin, with protein sequence MSLELDFYQMMIQPMRDELTSIGFQELRTPEEVDAVMAKKTGTTFVVVNSVCGCAGGIARPAVALALKNDRRPDRLVTVFAGQDKEATARAREYFVNEPPSSPSFFLFKDGKLVGVIHRSGIEGSTPERVAEKLVDLFNQYCEPKAH encoded by the coding sequence ATGAGCCTCGAGCTCGACTTTTATCAAATGATGATCCAACCGATGCGCGACGAGCTGACGAGCATCGGCTTTCAGGAACTTCGGACCCCAGAAGAAGTGGACGCCGTGATGGCCAAGAAGACCGGCACCACCTTTGTCGTGGTCAACTCGGTTTGTGGCTGCGCGGGCGGCATCGCGCGCCCGGCGGTCGCGCTTGCGCTCAAGAATGATCGCAGGCCGGATCGGCTGGTGACCGTGTTTGCCGGCCAGGACAAGGAAGCCACGGCGCGCGCTCGCGAGTACTTTGTGAACGAGCCGCCTTCCTCGCCGTCCTTCTTCCTCTTCAAGGATGGGAAACTCGTCGGCGTCATTCACCGCAGCGGCATCGAGGGCTCGACGCCGGAGCGCGTCGCGGAGAAGCTGGTGGACCTGTTTAACCAGTATTGCGAGCCAAAGGCGCATTAA
- the hemE gene encoding uroporphyrinogen decarboxylase: MNDRFLRACRRQPVDRVPVWFMRQAGRYDPEYRAIRQSYTLLDICREPELCARVTRMPVDQLGVDAAILFSDIMVPIGAMGMPFSLQENVGPVMERPLRSEEDVEGLRLFHPEEALPYVLETIRHLATTLPVPLIGFAGGPFTLASYMVEGGPSRDYARTKAMMLARPDLWHRLMDKLARAMAGYLRAQIQAGCAAVQIFDSWVGSLSVHTFRAHVKPHIQQLMAEIADLGAPIIYFGVQTGELLADFAEAGATVVGVDWRTPLDRARKRVGASVALQGNLDPVSLFAPPEALRREVETVLQLGCQSPGYIFNLGHGVKPTTDLAQLQRVVEWVHGFDPIPSVGSATKEELA, from the coding sequence GTGAATGATCGATTTCTCCGCGCCTGCCGGCGCCAACCGGTGGATCGCGTGCCCGTCTGGTTCATGCGCCAAGCGGGCCGGTACGATCCCGAGTACCGCGCCATCCGCCAGTCCTACACCCTGCTCGACATCTGCCGCGAGCCCGAGCTGTGCGCGCGCGTGACGCGCATGCCCGTGGACCAGCTCGGTGTGGACGCCGCCATCCTGTTCTCCGACATCATGGTTCCCATCGGGGCCATGGGCATGCCCTTCTCGCTTCAGGAAAACGTGGGGCCGGTCATGGAACGCCCCCTGCGGAGCGAGGAGGACGTGGAAGGCCTTCGTCTTTTCCACCCCGAGGAAGCTCTGCCCTACGTGCTTGAAACCATCCGCCATCTCGCGACGACGCTGCCCGTTCCCCTGATTGGGTTTGCCGGCGGACCGTTCACGCTCGCCAGTTACATGGTCGAAGGCGGGCCGTCCAGGGACTACGCGCGCACCAAGGCCATGATGCTCGCCCGGCCGGACCTGTGGCATCGGCTCATGGACAAGTTGGCACGAGCCATGGCGGGTTATCTTCGGGCGCAAATTCAGGCCGGCTGTGCCGCCGTCCAAATCTTTGACTCGTGGGTCGGGTCCCTCTCCGTGCACACCTTTCGCGCCCATGTGAAACCGCACATCCAGCAGTTGATGGCAGAGATCGCCGATCTCGGCGCGCCCATCATTTACTTCGGCGTGCAGACCGGCGAGCTGCTCGCCGACTTCGCCGAGGCCGGCGCGACGGTCGTCGGCGTCGACTGGCGGACACCGCTCGACCGCGCACGCAAGCGCGTCGGTGCGTCCGTCGCCCTCCAGGGCAATCTCGATCCCGTCAGCCTGTTTGCGCCCCCTGAGGCGCTGCGCCGCGAGGTGGAAACGGTGCTTCAGCTCGGCTGCCAAAGTCCCGGCTACATCTTCAACCTGGGTCACGGCGTCAAGCCGACCACCGATCTCGCCCAGCTCCAGCGCGTGGTGGAGTGGGTTCACGGGTTTGACCCCATCCCATCCGTCGGGAGCGCCACAAAGGAGGAACTCGCATGA
- the hemH gene encoding ferrochelatase translates to MTTLGVLMMAYGTPRNLDEVEAYYTDIRRGRRPTPEQLADLVRRYQAIGGVSPLYEITVRQAQAVERVLNGQGGRFRVYLGMKHTAPRIAEAVAAMHRDGIDRAIAIVLAPHYSALSVETYHEQARPAAEKLGLELACVNQWHLEPRFLDALAARVEEALARCEDPRRAMVIFTAHSLPARILEMGDPYVDQLHESGEAVAKRLGLSHYTFGWQSAGRTAEPWLGPDLLEMLPTVAQDGYREVVVCSQGFVADHLEVLYDVDIEAKQHAERLGLRLVRTRQMNDDPDFIQAVADVIERARREQGW, encoded by the coding sequence ATGACCACGCTCGGCGTCCTCATGATGGCCTACGGAACACCGCGCAACTTGGACGAAGTCGAGGCGTACTACACCGACATCCGCCGCGGCCGCAGGCCCACCCCCGAACAACTGGCCGATCTCGTCCGCCGCTATCAAGCCATCGGCGGCGTCTCGCCGCTCTACGAAATCACCGTGCGCCAGGCCCAGGCGGTCGAACGGGTGCTCAACGGGCAGGGCGGCCGGTTTCGCGTGTACCTCGGCATGAAGCACACCGCGCCGCGCATCGCCGAGGCTGTGGCGGCGATGCATCGCGACGGGATCGACCGCGCCATCGCCATCGTGCTCGCGCCGCACTACTCGGCGCTGAGCGTGGAAACCTACCACGAGCAGGCCCGACCCGCCGCGGAAAAGCTCGGGCTGGAACTGGCCTGCGTGAACCAATGGCACCTCGAACCCCGCTTCCTGGACGCCCTCGCCGCGCGCGTGGAAGAGGCCCTCGCGCGCTGTGAAGACCCCCGGCGCGCCATGGTCATCTTTACCGCGCACTCCCTCCCGGCGCGCATCCTCGAGATGGGCGATCCATACGTGGATCAGCTGCACGAGTCCGGCGAGGCGGTGGCCAAGCGCCTCGGCCTGTCGCATTACACCTTCGGATGGCAGAGCGCCGGCCGCACGGCCGAGCCCTGGCTTGGACCGGATCTGCTCGAGATGCTCCCCACCGTGGCCCAGGACGGTTACCGCGAGGTCGTCGTGTGTTCCCAGGGCTTTGTGGCCGATCACCTCGAGGTCCTCTACGACGTCGACATCGAAGCCAAACAGCACGCCGAGCGCCTCGGCCTCAGGTTGGTGCGCACGCGCCAGATGAATGACGATCCCGACTTCATCCAAGCCGTCGCAGACGTGATCGAGCGCGCCAGGCGCGAACAAGGGTGGTGA
- the hemG gene encoding protoporphyrinogen oxidase: MRRVAVVGGGITGLAASLRLLASGEEVNISLYEASDRLGGRVQTLRIPELGVTVEAGPDSMLARKPAALRLIEELGMGDEVVSTRPEATKTYIVRGSELCPLPKGYLGIPHDPSCVHPPLLSEVGLRRALEEERLPFDVPEGDMALGAFLRARLGEEWVRFIGEPLLAGIYAGDVERLSLYATWPSLVDLARQHGSLVAASRALARSTRQAPQASGRSAFVTVQGGLASLTDRMEARIRESGRAEIHTRSRVTALTRRGHTYEVHVETDAGERFEERVDGVILAVPPHVARDALRSLVAMPAVDTFYQSTATVVMVYPRDAFGAELEEASGFLVPRPEGLTITATTWMSSKWPHVAPDSLAVIRAYVGRRGQDDALLLPDDVIAARAADEVGRLTGARGKPLWVRVTRFSEAMPNYGVGHLARVDEAEAALRTACPAVAVAGAGWLGVGLPDCVEQGERAAMRVLAALHA, translated from the coding sequence GTGAGACGCGTTGCAGTCGTCGGTGGCGGGATCACGGGGCTCGCCGCGAGCCTCCGCCTGTTGGCGTCGGGAGAAGAGGTTAACATCTCGTTGTACGAGGCGAGTGATCGACTCGGCGGCCGCGTGCAAACCCTGCGCATCCCCGAGCTCGGCGTCACCGTCGAAGCCGGGCCGGACTCCATGCTCGCGCGCAAGCCCGCTGCATTGAGGCTCATCGAAGAGCTGGGCATGGGCGACGAGGTGGTGTCCACGCGTCCCGAGGCGACCAAGACCTACATCGTCCGGGGCAGCGAACTCTGCCCCCTGCCAAAAGGCTATCTCGGCATTCCGCACGATCCGTCCTGCGTGCATCCGCCCCTCTTGTCCGAGGTCGGGCTTCGCCGCGCGCTCGAGGAGGAACGCCTCCCGTTTGACGTGCCCGAGGGTGACATGGCGCTCGGCGCGTTTCTTCGGGCGAGGCTTGGGGAAGAATGGGTGCGCTTCATCGGCGAGCCGCTCCTTGCCGGCATTTACGCGGGCGACGTCGAGCGGTTGTCGCTCTACGCCACCTGGCCGTCGCTCGTCGATCTCGCCCGCCAGCACGGCAGCTTGGTCGCGGCGAGCCGCGCCCTGGCTCGATCGACGCGCCAGGCGCCGCAGGCCTCTGGCCGGAGCGCGTTTGTGACCGTGCAGGGGGGCTTGGCGTCCTTGACGGATCGCATGGAGGCGCGGATCCGCGAGAGTGGCCGCGCCGAGATACACACGCGGTCGCGGGTCACGGCGCTCACCAGGCGCGGGCACACGTATGAGGTCCACGTGGAGACGGACGCTGGGGAACGCTTCGAGGAACGCGTAGATGGCGTCATCCTGGCGGTGCCGCCCCACGTGGCACGCGACGCCCTGCGTTCGTTGGTCGCCATGCCCGCGGTCGACACGTTTTATCAATCGACGGCGACGGTGGTGATGGTGTATCCGCGCGACGCCTTCGGAGCGGAACTCGAAGAGGCTTCAGGATTCCTCGTCCCGCGCCCTGAGGGATTGACCATCACCGCGACCACCTGGATGTCGAGCAAGTGGCCGCACGTCGCCCCGGACTCGCTCGCCGTGATCCGAGCGTACGTCGGCCGGCGAGGCCAGGACGACGCGCTGTTGCTGCCTGACGACGTGATCGCAGCGCGGGCCGCGGACGAAGTCGGCCGCCTGACCGGTGCGCGAGGAAAGCCATTGTGGGTTCGCGTGACGCGTTTTTCTGAGGCGATGCCGAACTACGGCGTGGGGCACCTCGCCCGCGTGGACGAGGCGGAAGCCGCACTTCGCACGGCTTGTCCCGCCGTCGCCGTCGCGGGGGCTGGATGGCTGGGTGTCGGCCTTCCTGACTGTGTTGAGCAAGGCGAGCGGGCCGCCATGCGGGTGCTTGCCGCGCTTCACGCGTGA
- a CDS encoding beta propeller repeat protein → MKVTTRLFAWTALCGVLALAGCGDGQGAQLTKSQSALKPPDQTAAMLDKPAYGRAPRAISLSELQHKNLWYHVRLVDGETGYRYGYVRGQFRMERTTDRGVTWKPISLPVSFRLSSQSSCDGAENPQVAVVDLDTVAVYGVDGRRFFRLTTSDGGQKWQVASTDLPDSGYCVTSVSQPSRKDAWVVLSRPSSAGRPSAPMVYRIWDAGVHVAPVRVDEAQTISGLVPGAKVQAVMANLRDGDVYAILPNGQLVSYHTRDGGAHFEKRILAAPKGIAGAKATRIFAPRALEQEVTFPTIWTTTGAYGARQHIVVFRTRDGGDSYAGQICDVLLGARANAEGAPCAFVTPDYGYAIKDGRLMRTSDSGTTWLSVHSTTLEQWLESYPYVLDVDYISYTQGFVLAADAALTHTVLLATQGLRDRFAPVP, encoded by the coding sequence ATGAAGGTGACAACGCGCCTATTTGCGTGGACGGCGCTTTGTGGCGTTCTTGCGCTCGCCGGGTGCGGCGACGGGCAAGGGGCGCAGCTCACAAAGTCGCAGTCGGCCCTGAAACCACCCGATCAGACGGCGGCGATGCTCGACAAACCAGCGTATGGACGTGCGCCTCGCGCCATTTCGCTCAGCGAGCTCCAGCACAAAAACCTGTGGTATCACGTGCGGCTTGTCGACGGCGAGACGGGCTACCGTTACGGCTACGTCCGCGGGCAGTTCCGGATGGAGCGCACGACAGACCGAGGGGTGACCTGGAAGCCCATCTCTCTCCCGGTCTCGTTTCGGCTCTCAAGCCAATCGAGCTGCGACGGTGCCGAAAACCCCCAGGTCGCTGTGGTCGATCTCGACACCGTCGCCGTGTACGGCGTGGACGGCCGTCGGTTCTTCCGCTTGACCACCTCGGACGGCGGGCAAAAGTGGCAGGTCGCATCCACCGATTTGCCCGACTCAGGGTACTGCGTGACGAGCGTGAGCCAGCCGAGCCGCAAGGATGCCTGGGTCGTGCTGTCCCGCCCGTCCTCCGCGGGGAGACCAAGTGCTCCGATGGTGTACAGGATTTGGGATGCCGGAGTGCATGTTGCGCCCGTTCGCGTGGACGAAGCCCAGACCATCTCCGGCCTGGTTCCTGGCGCCAAGGTCCAGGCCGTCATGGCGAATCTCCGCGACGGCGATGTGTACGCCATTTTGCCCAATGGACAGCTCGTGAGTTACCACACGCGGGATGGCGGGGCGCACTTTGAAAAGCGGATCTTGGCTGCGCCCAAGGGTATAGCCGGCGCGAAAGCCACGCGCATCTTTGCCCCGCGCGCTCTCGAGCAAGAGGTCACGTTTCCGACCATCTGGACCACGACGGGTGCCTATGGCGCGCGGCAGCACATCGTCGTCTTCCGCACGCGGGATGGCGGAGACTCGTACGCGGGGCAGATCTGCGACGTGCTCCTGGGGGCGAGAGCCAACGCGGAGGGGGCGCCTTGCGCGTTTGTCACGCCCGACTACGGGTATGCCATCAAGGACGGGCGTCTGATGCGCACGAGCGATTCCGGGACCACCTGGCTCTCGGTGCATTCCACGACGCTTGAGCAGTGGCTCGAGTCGTACCCCTACGTGCTCGACGTCGACTACATCTCCTACACGCAGGGGTTTGTCCTCGCGGCAGACGCCGCTCTGACCCACACGGTGCTCTTGGCGACGCAGGGCCTGCGGGACCGCTTCGCGCCGGTCCCCTGA
- a CDS encoding sulfite exporter TauE/SafE family protein, whose translation MIHLTWAHLVILAVAGYVAAFIDSTVGGGGLISLPALLFVGLPPSVALGTNKFAGTMSAITSFTSYLLSGKVRLKLVGPLFPLGVLASALGAYIVHQLPSSFLRPFVLVMLLIVAGYTLWKKDLGLIESVRPLTPRTFVLTALLAIGLGFYDGFFGPGTGSFLVMGFLLLGFDFLAASGNARTLNLASNAGALVTFIAVGAVQYEAGLVLGLSMVLGALTGSRFAIRKGARYVRPIFIGVTCLVIAQQVAQLFHIG comes from the coding sequence ATGATTCATTTGACGTGGGCGCACTTGGTCATCCTGGCGGTGGCGGGCTATGTGGCCGCCTTTATCGATTCAACGGTGGGGGGCGGTGGCCTCATTTCACTGCCGGCCTTGTTGTTTGTCGGCCTCCCGCCCTCCGTGGCCCTTGGGACCAACAAGTTCGCGGGCACGATGTCGGCCATCACAAGCTTCACCTCCTATCTTTTATCTGGGAAAGTTCGCCTGAAGCTGGTGGGACCGCTGTTCCCCCTGGGTGTGCTGGCCTCCGCGCTCGGCGCGTACATCGTGCATCAGCTTCCCTCGTCCTTTTTGCGGCCATTCGTGTTGGTGATGCTGCTGATCGTCGCAGGCTACACGCTGTGGAAAAAGGATCTCGGGCTGATTGAATCGGTCCGTCCGCTGACGCCGCGGACGTTCGTTCTCACCGCACTCTTGGCCATCGGCCTTGGGTTTTATGACGGATTCTTCGGGCCGGGGACGGGATCGTTCCTCGTCATGGGTTTTTTGCTGCTCGGCTTTGACTTTCTCGCAGCGAGCGGGAACGCGCGCACCTTGAATCTCGCGAGCAACGCAGGTGCACTTGTCACGTTTATCGCTGTGGGCGCCGTGCAATATGAGGCGGGCCTGGTGCTCGGCCTATCCATGGTGCTCGGGGCGCTCACAGGCTCGCGATTCGCCATTCGCAAGGGCGCTCGTTACGTGCGCCCCATTTTCATTGGCGTCACCTGCTTGGTCATCGCCCAGCAGGTGGCACAGTTGTTTCATATCGGATGA
- a CDS encoding EAL domain-containing protein, whose protein sequence is MTLDAFSGQRDALTNLLGRGQFLFVVSQRMKEASRTAIIVLNLDRFRLINAHLSFADGDAILRNTALRITRRIPETGVASRLSADEYAVALFDDDAAKADHIAELLRAAVAEPHAVGGMDVIVTASVGVAEGGTDTHADELLRRADEAMRTAKRLGSNQVRRDRGLMEKDDGLPPLLVETMLRQALQNGELEIHYQPKIHTRSMQVVGAEALCRWTHPELGHIPPQAFIPVAESSDLILPIDAYVLRKVCEQGASWMKQGYRVRISVNVSSRQFMQDGFPQLVQTCLAETGMDPQLIELEITERTAMCDVDRAVHVLQELRKIGVRIALDDFGVGYSSLNYLIQFPVHTLKIDRTFTAGIQSAVNQTPIIGAIISLAKSLNLSVVAEGVETFQQFDFLRENRCDEIQGFLFGAPVPPSSFQLSAFVAKLQPRAPQPDRVGEIHTEPTWLDRLYLDAKRLPDWRQLASYLADSIAPHVPLDRLSMEWWQDGAPFVDVCEVSLRDEIPARPVGTLVPVSSSAAPMVTRAGVAMNSPDILSRPEFDEDDRLAADGIRSVLRVPLVHLGQPFGILTVQSALERVYTDADRQVLTEVALRIEDVAWTAYQRDRALYDALCDARTCMFHRAFLAEWLCADDPVWFLSRAMRRPYQPFTHVTASVLRVEPIAEWPPAEAERIAQQVGHLWHTYGSPGAPMIRMDAGEFLLLSLNGEDGSFITFLEQLRVHLRVVEVRNTRLGSPYVSVVMGWGECRDTWPNLWSAYLEARRQALSRVGRG, encoded by the coding sequence GTGACTCTCGATGCGTTTTCCGGACAGCGCGACGCCCTGACAAACCTGTTGGGACGCGGTCAGTTCCTCTTCGTCGTATCGCAGCGAATGAAGGAAGCTTCGCGCACTGCCATCATCGTGCTGAACCTCGACCGGTTCCGCTTGATCAATGCTCATCTGAGTTTTGCGGATGGAGACGCCATTCTCCGCAACACCGCGCTGCGCATCACCCGCAGGATTCCGGAGACGGGCGTGGCGAGCCGCCTGAGCGCAGACGAGTACGCGGTGGCCCTGTTCGACGACGACGCGGCCAAGGCGGACCACATCGCAGAGCTTCTGAGGGCGGCTGTCGCTGAGCCACACGCTGTCGGCGGCATGGACGTGATCGTCACCGCGAGTGTGGGCGTGGCGGAAGGCGGCACGGACACCCACGCCGACGAGCTCCTGCGCCGGGCGGACGAGGCCATGCGCACGGCCAAGCGGCTGGGTTCGAATCAGGTGCGCCGTGATCGCGGCCTGATGGAGAAGGACGACGGGCTTCCGCCGCTCTTGGTGGAGACCATGCTGAGGCAGGCGTTGCAGAACGGGGAACTCGAAATCCATTATCAGCCGAAGATCCACACGCGGTCCATGCAGGTGGTGGGCGCGGAGGCCCTGTGCCGCTGGACGCACCCGGAACTCGGGCACATTCCGCCACAGGCGTTTATTCCGGTGGCCGAATCGAGTGACCTCATCCTGCCCATCGACGCCTACGTGCTGCGCAAGGTGTGCGAGCAAGGTGCGAGTTGGATGAAGCAGGGATACCGGGTGCGCATCAGTGTGAACGTCTCGAGCCGCCAGTTCATGCAGGACGGCTTTCCGCAGTTGGTGCAGACGTGTTTGGCGGAAACGGGCATGGATCCGCAGCTCATCGAGCTCGAGATTACGGAGCGCACGGCGATGTGCGACGTCGATCGCGCCGTACATGTGCTTCAGGAACTGCGAAAGATCGGCGTGCGCATCGCGCTGGACGATTTCGGCGTGGGCTACTCGTCGCTGAACTACCTCATTCAATTTCCGGTCCACACGCTCAAAATCGACCGCACGTTTACGGCCGGCATCCAGAGCGCTGTCAATCAGACGCCGATCATCGGCGCGATTATCTCCTTGGCCAAGTCGCTCAATCTCAGCGTTGTGGCGGAAGGGGTCGAAACGTTCCAGCAATTTGATTTCCTGCGGGAGAACCGGTGCGACGAGATCCAGGGCTTCCTGTTCGGCGCGCCCGTGCCGCCCTCTTCGTTTCAGCTTTCGGCGTTTGTGGCGAAGCTCCAGCCGCGCGCGCCCCAGCCGGATCGCGTGGGCGAGATTCACACCGAGCCGACGTGGCTGGATCGCCTGTACCTGGACGCCAAGCGCCTTCCCGACTGGCGGCAGCTCGCGTCGTATCTCGCGGACAGCATTGCGCCCCACGTGCCTCTGGACCGCTTGAGCATGGAGTGGTGGCAAGATGGCGCGCCGTTTGTCGATGTGTGCGAGGTGTCGTTGCGCGATGAAATCCCGGCTCGCCCTGTGGGAACACTCGTGCCGGTGAGCTCGAGCGCGGCACCCATGGTCACGCGGGCGGGCGTCGCGATGAATTCGCCGGATATCCTGAGCCGGCCGGAGTTTGACGAAGACGACCGGCTCGCCGCGGACGGCATCCGCTCGGTGCTGCGCGTCCCGCTCGTACACCTCGGCCAACCGTTTGGCATCCTCACGGTGCAATCCGCGCTGGAGCGCGTCTACACGGACGCCGATCGCCAGGTGCTGACGGAGGTGGCGCTGCGGATTGAGGACGTGGCGTGGACGGCCTATCAGCGGGACCGTGCGCTCTATGACGCGCTGTGCGACGCGCGGACGTGCATGTTCCACCGCGCATTTCTCGCAGAGTGGCTTTGTGCGGATGATCCGGTTTGGTTCCTCTCGCGCGCGATGCGTCGGCCCTACCAGCCTTTCACCCACGTGACGGCTTCTGTGTTGCGCGTCGAGCCGATTGCCGAATGGCCGCCCGCCGAGGCGGAGCGAATCGCGCAACAGGTCGGTCATCTGTGGCACACGTACGGCTCGCCCGGCGCCCCGATGATTCGCATGGACGCGGGTGAATTCCTGCTGCTGTCCTTGAACGGAGAGGATGGGTCCTTCATCACCTTTTTGGAGCAATTGCGCGTACACCTGAGGGTGGTGGAAGTGAGGAACACTCGTCTGGGCTCCCCATACGTTTCGGTCGTCATGGGGTGGGGTGAGTGCCGCGACACGTGGCCCAACTTGTGGAGCGCCTACCTCGAGGCGCGCCGTCAGGCCTTGTCGCGCGTGGGCCGCGGGTGA
- the dtd gene encoding D-aminoacyl-tRNA deacylase, whose protein sequence is MRLVVQRSGPARVRVEGDVVGEIDFGLVVLVGVGKDDGDEDAAYLADKVAHLRVFPDADGKLNLDVRDVGGAILSVSQFTLYGDARKGRRPSYADAAPPEVAGRLYHAFNDRLREKGLKVETGQFRAMMQVELVNDGPVTILLDSKRLF, encoded by the coding sequence ATGCGGTTGGTGGTGCAGCGGTCCGGCCCGGCCAGGGTCCGGGTGGAAGGTGACGTCGTCGGCGAGATCGACTTTGGCCTGGTGGTGCTCGTCGGCGTGGGAAAGGACGATGGCGACGAGGATGCCGCGTATCTCGCCGACAAGGTCGCTCATCTGCGCGTATTCCCTGACGCGGACGGAAAGCTGAACCTCGACGTGCGGGACGTCGGAGGGGCCATCCTGTCCGTAAGCCAGTTCACCCTGTATGGGGACGCACGAAAAGGGCGCCGGCCCAGCTATGCGGATGCGGCGCCGCCCGAGGTGGCGGGGCGACTGTACCACGCCTTCAACGACCGCCTTCGCGAGAAGGGGCTCAAGGTCGAGACGGGCCAGTTTCGCGCCATGATGCAGGTGGAGCTGGTCAACGACGGACCGGTCACGATTTTGCTCGACAGCAAGCGGCTTTTCTAA